A genome region from Dickeya dadantii NCPPB 898 includes the following:
- the mpl gene encoding UDP-N-acetylmuramate:L-alanyl-gamma-D-glutamyl-meso-diaminopimelate ligase, producing the protein MRIHILGICGTFMGGLALLARSQGHQVTGSDANVYPPMSTLLEEQGITLIQGYDPAQLDPAPDLVIIGNAMTRGNPCVEAVLEQNIPYMSGPQWLHDHVLRERWVIAVAGTHGKTTTAGMVTWILEDCGYQPGFVIGGVPGNFTVSARLGESPFFVVEADEYDCAFFDKRSKFVHYSPRTLILNNLEFDHADIFDDLKAIQKQFHHLVRLVPGKGRIIVPSHDLHLKQVMGMGCWSEQELVGEEGIWKAKKVTTDASVFQVYLNDQLVGEVSWNLVGEHNMHNGLMAIAAARHVGVTPAEACRALGGFINARRRLELRGTAHGVSVYDDFAHHPTAILATLAALRSKVGGTARIIAVLEPRSNTMKMGHCKNELAPSLGRADGVFLFQPQHIPWQVAEVADACVQPAYWSADIDTLVEMISKTAQPGDHILVMSNGGFGNIHNKLLDALNAKAQAADHEG; encoded by the coding sequence ATGCGTATTCATATTTTAGGAATCTGTGGCACCTTCATGGGAGGACTGGCGTTGCTGGCCCGATCACAAGGACATCAGGTAACCGGTTCGGATGCTAACGTCTATCCGCCAATGAGTACCTTACTGGAAGAACAAGGGATTACCCTGATCCAGGGGTACGACCCCGCACAGTTGGATCCGGCTCCGGATCTGGTCATCATTGGCAATGCCATGACCCGTGGCAATCCCTGCGTTGAGGCGGTGCTGGAACAAAATATCCCTTATATGTCCGGTCCGCAATGGCTTCATGATCACGTGCTGCGCGAACGCTGGGTTATCGCCGTCGCCGGTACCCACGGCAAAACCACCACCGCCGGTATGGTGACCTGGATTCTGGAAGACTGCGGCTACCAGCCGGGATTCGTGATTGGTGGCGTGCCGGGCAACTTCACCGTCTCCGCTCGCCTGGGCGAAAGCCCGTTCTTCGTGGTGGAAGCGGACGAGTATGACTGCGCCTTCTTCGATAAGCGTTCCAAGTTCGTGCACTACAGCCCGCGCACGTTAATTCTGAATAATCTGGAATTTGACCACGCGGATATCTTCGACGACCTCAAGGCCATCCAAAAGCAGTTCCACCATCTGGTGCGTCTGGTTCCGGGCAAGGGCCGCATCATCGTGCCGTCTCACGACCTGCATCTGAAACAGGTAATGGGGATGGGATGCTGGAGCGAGCAGGAACTGGTGGGTGAAGAAGGCATCTGGAAAGCGAAAAAGGTCACCACCGACGCCAGCGTGTTTCAGGTGTACCTCAACGACCAACTGGTCGGGGAAGTCAGTTGGAACTTGGTGGGTGAACACAACATGCATAACGGCCTGATGGCGATCGCCGCAGCGCGTCATGTCGGCGTTACGCCGGCGGAAGCCTGCCGCGCGCTGGGCGGTTTCATTAACGCCCGTCGCCGGCTGGAACTGCGCGGCACCGCGCACGGCGTGTCGGTCTATGACGATTTTGCCCATCACCCGACCGCGATCCTCGCCACGCTGGCCGCCCTGCGCAGCAAAGTAGGCGGCACCGCACGGATTATCGCCGTGCTGGAGCCGCGCTCCAACACCATGAAAATGGGTCATTGCAAAAACGAGTTAGCACCATCGTTGGGACGCGCTGACGGTGTTTTCCTGTTCCAGCCCCAGCATATTCCCTGGCAGGTGGCTGAAGTGGCTGACGCCTGCGTTCAGCCGGCCTACTGGAGCGCGGATATCGACACGCTGGTAGAGATGATCAGCAAAACCGCTCAGCCGGGCGATCATATTCTGGTGATGAGCAACGGCGGCTTCGGCAATATTCACAACAAACTGCTGGATGCGCTGAACGCCAAAGCACAGGCGGCGGACCACGAAGGCTGA
- a CDS encoding YqgE/AlgH family protein gives MNLQHHFLIAMPSLQDPVFRRTVIYICEHNEDGAMGLIINKPMEQFTVENILKKLKITPNPRDTTIRLDKPVFSGGPLADDRGFILHTPLPGFASSISISDETMITTSKDVLETLGTPEQPSNTLVALGYSAWESGQLEEELLENAWLTVQADHHLLFHTPIAERWRAAAKKLGVDIHNIAAEAGHA, from the coding sequence ATGAATTTACAGCACCATTTTCTGATTGCGATGCCCTCTCTGCAGGACCCCGTGTTCAGGCGGACGGTGATTTACATCTGCGAGCACAATGAGGACGGCGCCATGGGCCTTATCATCAACAAGCCAATGGAACAGTTCACCGTCGAAAATATCCTCAAAAAACTGAAAATCACGCCTAACCCGCGAGATACGACGATTCGCCTCGACAAGCCGGTCTTTTCCGGCGGTCCGCTGGCGGACGATCGCGGTTTTATCCTGCATACGCCACTGCCTGGCTTCGCGTCCAGCATCAGTATTTCCGACGAAACCATGATCACTACCTCCAAGGATGTGCTGGAAACGCTGGGGACGCCGGAACAACCGAGCAATACGCTGGTGGCGTTGGGTTACTCCGCCTGGGAAAGCGGTCAGCTCGAAGAGGAACTGCTGGAAAACGCCTGGCTGACAGTACAGGCGGACCATCATCTACTGTTCCACACCCCGATTGCCGAGCGCTGGCGCGCCGCCGCCAAAAAACTGGGCGTGGACATCCATAATATCGCCGCCGAAGCGGGGCACGCCTGA
- the ruvX gene encoding Holliday junction resolvase RuvX, with protein sequence MGNRTLLAFDFGTRSIGVAIGQEITGTARPLTSLKAQDGVPDWQKVEKLLNEWQPALVIVGLPLNMDGTEQPLTARARKFAQRLHGRFGVKVDLHDERLSTVEARADLFERGGFRALDKGSVDAASAVIILESWFEQQLARPQ encoded by the coding sequence ATGGGGAACCGTACGTTGCTGGCTTTCGACTTCGGCACCCGCAGCATCGGCGTCGCCATCGGCCAGGAGATCACCGGTACCGCCCGCCCGCTAACGTCGCTGAAAGCGCAGGATGGCGTGCCCGACTGGCAGAAAGTGGAAAAATTGCTTAACGAATGGCAGCCCGCGCTGGTTATCGTCGGCCTGCCGTTGAACATGGACGGCACCGAACAACCGCTGACCGCCCGGGCGCGCAAATTCGCCCAACGCCTGCATGGCCGTTTCGGCGTCAAGGTTGACCTGCACGACGAGCGGCTCAGCACGGTGGAAGCGCGAGCGGATCTGTTCGAGCGCGGTGGATTCCGGGCGCTGGACAAAGGCAGTGTAGACGCCGCCTCCGCCGTGATTATCCTGGAAAGCTGGTTCGAGCAGCAACTCGCCCGGCCGCAGTAA
- the gshB gene encoding glutathione synthase has product MIKLGIVMDPISSINIKKDTSFAMLQEAQRRGWELHYMEMGDLYLHAGEARATTRILSVQYDYNGWYDFGATQDIALHELDVVLMRKDPPFDTEFIYATYILERAEEKGTLIVNKPQSLRDCNEKLFTAWFPQLTPDTLVTRNADRLRAFHQQHSDVILKPLDGMGGASIFRLKPEDANVSVIIETLTEHGSRYCMAQNYLPAIKDGDKRVLVVDGEPVPYCLARIPKSGETRGNLAAGGRGEARPLSESDWQIARTVAPVLKQKGLIFVGLDIIGDRLTEINVTSPTCVREIEAAYPDVSITGMLMDAIERRLAQR; this is encoded by the coding sequence ATGATTAAACTCGGTATCGTGATGGACCCGATTTCGTCCATCAATATCAAGAAAGACACCAGCTTTGCGATGTTGCAGGAAGCTCAACGTCGCGGCTGGGAGCTGCACTATATGGAAATGGGCGATCTCTACCTGCATGCGGGTGAAGCACGCGCCACAACCCGCATTCTGAGCGTTCAATACGACTACAACGGCTGGTACGACTTCGGCGCGACGCAGGACATCGCCCTGCATGAACTGGACGTGGTGCTGATGCGCAAAGACCCGCCGTTCGACACCGAATTCATCTACGCCACCTATATTCTGGAGCGAGCGGAAGAAAAGGGGACGTTAATCGTCAATAAACCGCAAAGCCTGCGCGACTGCAACGAGAAACTGTTCACCGCCTGGTTCCCGCAACTGACGCCGGACACGCTGGTGACCCGCAACGCCGACCGACTGCGCGCATTCCATCAGCAGCACAGCGACGTGATCCTCAAGCCGCTCGACGGCATGGGCGGCGCCTCGATTTTCCGCCTGAAACCGGAAGACGCCAACGTGTCGGTGATCATCGAAACCCTGACCGAACACGGCAGCCGTTACTGCATGGCGCAGAATTACCTGCCCGCCATCAAAGACGGCGATAAGCGCGTGCTGGTGGTGGATGGCGAGCCGGTGCCCTACTGTCTGGCCCGTATCCCGAAAAGCGGTGAAACCCGCGGCAACCTGGCGGCCGGCGGCCGCGGCGAAGCCCGCCCGCTCAGCGAAAGTGACTGGCAGATTGCCCGTACCGTCGCGCCGGTGCTGAAACAGAAAGGACTGATCTTCGTCGGACTGGACATCATTGGCGACCGCCTGACCGAAATCAACGTCACCAGCCCGACCTGCGTGCGTGAAATCGAAGCGGCTTATCCGGATGTTTCTATTACCGGCATGCTGATGGACGCCATTGAGCGCCGTCTGGCGCAGCGTTAA
- the fbp gene encoding class 1 fructose-bisphosphatase, which produces MKTLGEFIVEKQHDFSHATGELTALLSAIKLGAKIIHRDINKAGLVDILGTSGVSNVQGEVQMKLDLYANEKLKAALKARGEVAGIASEEEDEIVIFDGERAENAKYVVLMDPLDGSSNIDVNVSVGTIFSIYRRITPLGMPVREEDFLQPGHKQVAAGYIVYGSSTMLVYTTGHGVHAFTYDPSLGVFCLSHERVCFPEKGNMYSINEGNYIKFPQGVKKYIKYCQEQDEATQRPYTTRYIGSLVADFHRNLLKGGIYLYPSTASYPEGKLRLLYECNPMAFLAEQAGGKASDGKNRILDITPQKLHQRAPFFVGNTSMVEDLEGFLRDYPDA; this is translated from the coding sequence ATGAAAACGTTAGGCGAATTTATCGTCGAAAAACAGCACGATTTCTCTCACGCCACTGGTGAGCTGACCGCACTGCTGTCGGCCATCAAACTGGGTGCGAAGATTATCCACCGTGACATCAACAAGGCTGGTCTGGTGGATATTCTGGGCACCAGCGGCGTTTCCAACGTTCAGGGCGAAGTGCAGATGAAACTCGATCTGTACGCCAATGAAAAGCTGAAAGCGGCGCTGAAAGCACGTGGCGAGGTGGCAGGGATTGCTTCCGAAGAAGAAGACGAGATCGTTATCTTCGACGGTGAGCGCGCCGAAAACGCCAAATACGTGGTATTGATGGACCCGCTGGACGGTTCTTCCAATATTGACGTCAACGTCTCTGTCGGAACCATTTTCTCTATTTACCGCCGCATCACCCCGCTGGGCATGCCGGTGCGCGAAGAGGATTTCCTCCAGCCCGGTCACAAGCAAGTGGCCGCCGGTTATATCGTGTATGGTTCTTCCACCATGCTGGTATACACCACCGGTCATGGCGTACATGCCTTCACTTATGACCCGTCGCTGGGGGTATTCTGCCTGTCTCACGAGCGTGTGTGTTTCCCGGAGAAAGGCAACATGTACTCCATCAACGAGGGGAACTACATTAAATTCCCGCAGGGTGTGAAGAAGTACATCAAATACTGCCAGGAGCAGGATGAGGCGACGCAGCGTCCGTACACCACCCGTTATATCGGTTCGCTGGTGGCAGATTTTCACCGTAATCTGTTGAAAGGCGGTATTTATCTCTATCCGAGTACTGCCAGCTACCCGGAAGGGAAACTGCGTTTGTTGTACGAATGCAACCCGATGGCGTTCCTGGCGGAACAGGCGGGCGGTAAAGCCAGCGACGGCAAAAACCGTATTCTGGACATTACTCCGCAGAAACTGCACCAGCGTGCACCGTTCTTCGTCGGCAACACGTCGATGGTGGAAGATCTGGAAGGGTTCCTGCGCGACTATCCAGACGCGTAA